The Manis javanica isolate MJ-LG chromosome 4, MJ_LKY, whole genome shotgun sequence genome contains a region encoding:
- the PADI3 gene encoding protein-arginine deiminase type-3 isoform X2, protein MFEVYGTPGVDIYISPSVERDRECADNRRWPFGKGLEIIVVMNSPSNDLNDSHVQISYHSSREPLPLAYAMLFLTCVDISLDCDLNCEGRQNMSFVDKRQWVWGPGGYGAILLVNCDRDNLNCGDQDNYDQHVHCLQDLEDMSVMVLRTQGPAALFDDHRLVLHTSSDDAKRARVFHAYGPKDSCEDYRHVLGQDKVAYEVPRSYRDEERFLVEGLSFPDAGFTGLISFHVTLLDDSNKDFSEAPIFTDTVVFRVAPWVMTPSTLPPLEVYVCRVRNNTCFVDAVAELARKAGCKLTVCPQTENRNDRWIQDEMELGYVQAPHKTFPVVFDSPRNGELQDFPYKRILGPDFGYVTREPQDSPVSGLDSFGNLEVSPPVVANGKEYPLGRILIGGNLPGSSGHRVTQVVRDFLNAQRVQPPVELFVDWLAVGHVDEFLSFVPAPDGKGFRMLLASPGACFKLFQEKKRQGHGGALLFKGVISNEQVNTISINQVLSNENLISYNKFVQSCIDWNRKVLKRELGLMEQDIVDIPQLFRMERRKAVAFFPDLVNMLVLGKHLGIPKPFGPVINGRCCLEEKVRSLLEPLGLNCTFIDDFTPYHMLHGEVHCGTNVRRQPFSFKWWHMVP, encoded by the exons ATGTTTGAGGTCTATGGGACCCCTGGTGTGGACATCTACATCTCTCCTAGCGTGGAGAGGGACCGGGAATGTGCAGACAACAGGCGGTGGCCCTTTGGCAAGGGGTTGGAGATCATCGTGGTCATGAACTCACCCAGCAACGACCTCAATGACAGTCAT GTTCAGATTTCCTACCACTCCAGCCGCgagcccctgcccctggcctaTGCGATGCTCTTCCTCACCTGTGTGG ACATCAGTCTGGATTGTGACCTGAACTGTGAAGGCAGGCAGAACATGAGCTTTGTGGACAAG CGCCAGTGGGTCTGGGGGCCTGGTGGGTATGGAGCCATCCTGCTGGTGAACTGTGATAGGGACAATCTGAACTGTGGTGACCAGGACAACTATGACCAGCATGTGCACTGTCTGCAAG ACCTGGAAGACATGTCAGTCATGGTCCTGCGGACCCAAGGCCCTGCCGCCCTCTTTGATGACCACAGACTTGTCCTCCACACCTCCAGTGACGATGCCAAGCGGGCACGGGTCTTCCATGCCTATG GTCCCAAGGACTCGTGTGAGGACTACAGGCACGTGCTGGGCCAGGACAAGGTGGCATACGAGGTGCCCCGCTCCTACAGGGACGAGGAGCGCTTCCTCGTGGAGGGCCTCTCCTTCCCTGATGCCGGCTTCACGGGGCTCATCTCCTTCCACGTCACCCTGCTGGATGACTCCAACAAG GATTTCTCTGAGGCCCCCATCTTCACGGACACCGTGGTGTTCCGCGTGGCGCCCTGGGTCATGACGCCCAGCACCCTGCCACCGCTGGAGGTGTACGTGTGCCG GGTGAGGAACAACACGTGCTTTGTGGACGCGGTGGCGGAGCTGGCCCGGAAAGCTGGCTGTAAGCTGACCGTCTGCCCACAGACCGAGAACCGCAATGACCGCTGGATCCAG GACGAGATGGAGCTGGGCTATGTTCAGGCACCACACAAGACCTTCCCAGTGGTCTTCGACTCCCCCAGGAATGGGGAGCTGCAGGACTTCCCTTACAAAAGAATACTG GGTCCAGATTTTGGCTATGTGACTCGAGAACCACAAGACAGCCCTGTGAGTGGCCTGGACTCCTTTGGGAACCTGGAAGTCAGCCCCCCAGTGGTGGCCAACGGGAAAGAGTACCCCCTGGGGAGGATCCTCATTGGGGGCAACCTGCCTGG GTCCAGTGGCCACAGGGTCACCCAGGTGGTGCGGGACTTCCTCAATGCGCAGAGGGTGCAGCCCCCCGTGGAGCTCTTTGTGGACTGGTTGGCTGTGGGCCACGTGGATGAATTTCTGAGCTTCGTCCCTGCTCCCGATGGGAAG GGCTTCCGGATGCTCCTGGCCAGTCCCGGCGCCTGCTTCAAGCTCTTCCAGGAAAAGAAGCGGCAGGGCCACGGCGGGGCCCTCCTGTTCAAAGGGGTCATTA GTAATGAGCAGGTCAACACCATCTCCATCAACCAAGTTCTTTCCAATGAAAACCTCATCAGCTACAATAAGTTTGTGCAG AGCTGCATCGACTGGAACCGCAAGGTGCTGAAGCGGGAGCTGGGCCTGATGGAGCAGGACATCGTGGACATCCCCCAGCTCTTCAGGATGGAGAGGAGAAAGGCGGTGGCCTTCTTCCCTGACCTG GTGAACATGCTGGTGCTGGGCAAGCACCTGGGCATCCCCAAGCCCTTTGGGCCCGTCATCAACGGCCGCTGCTGCCTGGAGGAGAAGGTGCGGTCCCTGCTGGAGCCACTGGGCCTCAACTGCACCTTCATTGACGACTTCACCCCATACCACATGCTGCACGGGGAGGTGCACTGCGGCACCAACGTGCGCCGGCAGCCCTTCTCCTTCAAGTGGTGGCACATGGTGCCCTGA
- the PADI3 gene encoding protein-arginine deiminase type-3 isoform X1, which translates to MSLQRIVRVSLEHPTCAVCVAGVETLVDFYGSVPDGTEMFEVYGTPGVDIYISPSVERDRECADNRRWPFGKGLEIIVVMNSPSNDLNDSHVQISYHSSREPLPLAYAMLFLTCVDISLDCDLNCEGRQNMSFVDKRQWVWGPGGYGAILLVNCDRDNLNCGDQDNYDQHVHCLQDLEDMSVMVLRTQGPAALFDDHRLVLHTSSDDAKRARVFHAYGPKDSCEDYRHVLGQDKVAYEVPRSYRDEERFLVEGLSFPDAGFTGLISFHVTLLDDSNKDFSEAPIFTDTVVFRVAPWVMTPSTLPPLEVYVCRVRNNTCFVDAVAELARKAGCKLTVCPQTENRNDRWIQDEMELGYVQAPHKTFPVVFDSPRNGELQDFPYKRILGPDFGYVTREPQDSPVSGLDSFGNLEVSPPVVANGKEYPLGRILIGGNLPGSSGHRVTQVVRDFLNAQRVQPPVELFVDWLAVGHVDEFLSFVPAPDGKGFRMLLASPGACFKLFQEKKRQGHGGALLFKGVISNEQVNTISINQVLSNENLISYNKFVQSCIDWNRKVLKRELGLMEQDIVDIPQLFRMERRKAVAFFPDLVNMLVLGKHLGIPKPFGPVINGRCCLEEKVRSLLEPLGLNCTFIDDFTPYHMLHGEVHCGTNVRRQPFSFKWWHMVP; encoded by the exons GTCAGTACCTGATGGCACAGAGATGTTTGAGGTCTATGGGACCCCTGGTGTGGACATCTACATCTCTCCTAGCGTGGAGAGGGACCGGGAATGTGCAGACAACAGGCGGTGGCCCTTTGGCAAGGGGTTGGAGATCATCGTGGTCATGAACTCACCCAGCAACGACCTCAATGACAGTCAT GTTCAGATTTCCTACCACTCCAGCCGCgagcccctgcccctggcctaTGCGATGCTCTTCCTCACCTGTGTGG ACATCAGTCTGGATTGTGACCTGAACTGTGAAGGCAGGCAGAACATGAGCTTTGTGGACAAG CGCCAGTGGGTCTGGGGGCCTGGTGGGTATGGAGCCATCCTGCTGGTGAACTGTGATAGGGACAATCTGAACTGTGGTGACCAGGACAACTATGACCAGCATGTGCACTGTCTGCAAG ACCTGGAAGACATGTCAGTCATGGTCCTGCGGACCCAAGGCCCTGCCGCCCTCTTTGATGACCACAGACTTGTCCTCCACACCTCCAGTGACGATGCCAAGCGGGCACGGGTCTTCCATGCCTATG GTCCCAAGGACTCGTGTGAGGACTACAGGCACGTGCTGGGCCAGGACAAGGTGGCATACGAGGTGCCCCGCTCCTACAGGGACGAGGAGCGCTTCCTCGTGGAGGGCCTCTCCTTCCCTGATGCCGGCTTCACGGGGCTCATCTCCTTCCACGTCACCCTGCTGGATGACTCCAACAAG GATTTCTCTGAGGCCCCCATCTTCACGGACACCGTGGTGTTCCGCGTGGCGCCCTGGGTCATGACGCCCAGCACCCTGCCACCGCTGGAGGTGTACGTGTGCCG GGTGAGGAACAACACGTGCTTTGTGGACGCGGTGGCGGAGCTGGCCCGGAAAGCTGGCTGTAAGCTGACCGTCTGCCCACAGACCGAGAACCGCAATGACCGCTGGATCCAG GACGAGATGGAGCTGGGCTATGTTCAGGCACCACACAAGACCTTCCCAGTGGTCTTCGACTCCCCCAGGAATGGGGAGCTGCAGGACTTCCCTTACAAAAGAATACTG GGTCCAGATTTTGGCTATGTGACTCGAGAACCACAAGACAGCCCTGTGAGTGGCCTGGACTCCTTTGGGAACCTGGAAGTCAGCCCCCCAGTGGTGGCCAACGGGAAAGAGTACCCCCTGGGGAGGATCCTCATTGGGGGCAACCTGCCTGG GTCCAGTGGCCACAGGGTCACCCAGGTGGTGCGGGACTTCCTCAATGCGCAGAGGGTGCAGCCCCCCGTGGAGCTCTTTGTGGACTGGTTGGCTGTGGGCCACGTGGATGAATTTCTGAGCTTCGTCCCTGCTCCCGATGGGAAG GGCTTCCGGATGCTCCTGGCCAGTCCCGGCGCCTGCTTCAAGCTCTTCCAGGAAAAGAAGCGGCAGGGCCACGGCGGGGCCCTCCTGTTCAAAGGGGTCATTA GTAATGAGCAGGTCAACACCATCTCCATCAACCAAGTTCTTTCCAATGAAAACCTCATCAGCTACAATAAGTTTGTGCAG AGCTGCATCGACTGGAACCGCAAGGTGCTGAAGCGGGAGCTGGGCCTGATGGAGCAGGACATCGTGGACATCCCCCAGCTCTTCAGGATGGAGAGGAGAAAGGCGGTGGCCTTCTTCCCTGACCTG GTGAACATGCTGGTGCTGGGCAAGCACCTGGGCATCCCCAAGCCCTTTGGGCCCGTCATCAACGGCCGCTGCTGCCTGGAGGAGAAGGTGCGGTCCCTGCTGGAGCCACTGGGCCTCAACTGCACCTTCATTGACGACTTCACCCCATACCACATGCTGCACGGGGAGGTGCACTGCGGCACCAACGTGCGCCGGCAGCCCTTCTCCTTCAAGTGGTGGCACATGGTGCCCTGA